In a genomic window of Cloacibacillus sp.:
- a CDS encoding rod shape-determining protein — translation MWNRDIGIDLGTATVLVFVKGKGVVLREPSVVAMDQNTGKILSVGEDAKIMIGKTPGNVVAIRPLRDGVIADYTMTEVMLREFLKKTTSGMERIVRHRLMIGVPAGATDVERRAVLEAALEVGAKEAYLIEEPMAAAIGANMPVGEAVGNMVVDIGGGTTDIAIVSLGGLVVFESLRVGGDKFDEAIVRYMRKQYNLAIGEQTAEDVKKQIGACDPTKASPDKLMDIRGRDLVQGLPRQVTVNSVDVAKAIDEPVSSIIAGIKRVLEKTPPELSADVMDRGIILTGGGAYLRGLAELIMEETEINAVVAESAGECVALGTGIALESLDKLKETGAVYLATKKGFKGR, via the coding sequence TTGTGGAATAGAGATATAGGGATAGATTTAGGCACGGCGACGGTGCTGGTGTTCGTCAAGGGCAAGGGCGTGGTGCTGCGCGAGCCCTCGGTCGTCGCGATGGACCAGAACACGGGAAAGATACTCTCGGTCGGCGAAGACGCGAAGATCATGATCGGCAAGACCCCCGGCAACGTGGTGGCCATCCGCCCGCTGCGCGACGGGGTGATCGCCGACTACACGATGACCGAGGTGATGCTGCGCGAATTTCTCAAGAAGACCACCTCCGGCATGGAGCGCATCGTGCGCCACCGGCTGATGATCGGCGTGCCCGCGGGGGCCACCGACGTTGAGCGCCGCGCGGTGCTCGAGGCCGCCCTTGAGGTGGGGGCCAAGGAAGCCTACCTCATCGAAGAGCCGATGGCCGCCGCGATCGGCGCGAATATGCCCGTCGGCGAGGCGGTGGGGAACATGGTCGTCGACATCGGCGGCGGTACGACGGATATCGCGATCGTCTCCCTCGGCGGGCTCGTCGTCTTTGAGTCGCTGCGAGTCGGCGGCGACAAGTTCGACGAGGCGATCGTCCGCTATATGCGCAAGCAGTATAACCTCGCCATCGGCGAGCAGACGGCGGAGGATGTGAAGAAGCAGATCGGCGCCTGCGACCCGACGAAGGCCTCGCCGGACAAGCTGATGGACATCCGCGGACGCGACCTCGTCCAGGGGCTGCCCCGCCAGGTGACGGTAAACAGCGTCGACGTCGCGAAGGCGATCGACGAACCGGTGAGCAGCATCATCGCCGGTATAAAGCGCGTCCTTGAAAAGACGCCGCCGGAGCTCTCCGCCGACGTCATGGACCGCGGCATCATCCTCACGGGCGGCGGTGCCTATCTGCGCGGCCTTGCGGAGCTTATCATGGAAGAGACGGAGATAAACGCCGTGGTCGCCGAATCGGCCGGCGAATGCGTCGCCCTTGGCACGGGCATCGCGCTGGAGTCGCTCGACAAGCTGAAGGAGACCGGCGCGGTCTATCTGGCGACGAAAAAGGGCTTCAAGGGCAGATAA